The window AGCTTCAGCCCATTCAGCAAGCATGAGCTTTTGCTCAGTAGAAAGCTCAGCCCTAACATACAAAGGTGCCCCATTGTCACGCCCATTACCGTTCTGTGGCGTTGGCTTACCAGGATTGGGGGTTGTGGCTGGCATGTCAATGACCCCCTTCCTTGGTGGACGCTCGCACAAGAGCGATAACCGGCTCTTCCCAAGGGGAACGGCCTGTCTCTGCCTCATACGCTGCCACAACCTCAGCAAACGAACGTTGCCCCTGAAGCACATCAGGGTAAGGACCAACAAGCAACCTATCGGCCTCAACTAGCGCAGCTGAGCGGAGATACCCACTAAGCGAACGTCCACTACGCTTAGCTGCCTCAACAACACGGGCCATATCCGTGTGGCTAAGGTAAACCTTTGCCTCCATCCGCATACCAACCTCCTAACGGGCATACAAATAGCCCTATCCCCATAATAGGGATAGGGCTATTTGTGCGTCAAGGGGGGTTAGATGGCAGGGATTGTAAGATTCGGGTCCTTGATGAAGATATTCATCTTGCGCCGTGTACGATGGCGGACCCGAACGGCCCCTAGAAAGGCCTGGTAAGAAGCTCCGCTCTTAGTTGCACCCCAAAAACCCGAAAGTCCACCAGGACCACCGCCGGTAAGAGCGCCCACAAAGGCGCTGACATTGGCGTTGGATGGGTCAACCGTCATGCCATCAGCGAGGAATATGCTCGCTTTTGGTGCGGGGATGCTGATTTTAGCAACCGTGCCATTGGAGGTAAGGAACGAAAAAACTGCCGAGTCCTCAGCATCAGCGTACACGCCTGCTGCGCCATAGACGGTATTCTGGACAGGGTTGGAACCACCAAGAGGAACAAAGGTCACATCTGAGAGAGCATTCATTGTCCCTGCCATGTCGGTAGCAAGAGTCTCAACATCAGCAGAGAAGGTGGAAGCTCCGCTTTCAGCCGGCGTAACCGAGAAACAGACCCGAACACGGACAGACCATCCCTTGATGGTTCTTCCGACATAGGGGGTACAAATAACCGTAGGTGGTGTTGGTGCTGGCATCAGTAACCCTTTTTCTGCCGCAATCCCCCTATGTATCCAATAACCGGGTTGCCTGCTGAATCAACAAGGGGAACAGCCAATGCAGCAGCAACTAACGCCCGGACCAGAGGTTGTGCCGGGTCAACCGTTTGATTATCACCAAGGTACAAGGACTCCTTAAAGCCAGGGGCAACCACACCTACTAGCGTGTTCATAGCAGTAACAAACGTGAGTACTGCCGAATCGTAGCACGCGGCATAGGGACTAGTGCTTGGCGTATCGGAACTTGTTACCACATGACCATCAACAGAGGCAGCAGGAACAGGGTTAACACAGTCAACAAGAGCATTGCCAAACGGGGTTACGGTCCCTGCATCAGCATAGCTGTACCAGGTTAATCGAGTACCCCCATAGGCATCAGCCCAATTGACAAACACCCTATTCAACCATCTTCCTCCAAAATCGCCCAATGCGGCGATTATAGCGTACGTATACAAAAAGAGGCAACTCCATCTATGGTTGCCTAGGCCATAGTAGATAGGAATTGCCTCTTCCCTGCTAGACGCAATTATACTTTAACAAGTAAAAGAATATATTACAAGTAATGCTTATAGTATCTTCTATCCCTTCAAATCTTACAGGTATAGGGATGCTTGGGCAGGGAGCCTGAGGCCTCTCACAGATGGAACCCTGTTGCTGAGTTGCTAACAGCGTCTAGCAGGGATTTGCTGGTGAGAGGCCTCAGGATGCATAAAAAGACCCCTGGCATACGTGTTACCGCTGCTAGGGGTCTTTTGCGTGCTACGCGGGTTTTTGCGGACTATTTAGCCCATGCAGCACTAAAGAGATTGCCGTCGCTACTGCCACAATAGCAGTAGCGATTGCCTGAACGGTCTGAGCATCCATAACCAACCTCCAACGCTCGGATGGCCATGTCATCAGCCAACATGATGGAACCATCCAAGAACACCATTGTACGAGTGCAGTACAAGATCGCAAGGAGAGCCGGATGGCCAATTCTGGTCAAACGTGATCAACTCGTACTCATCAGCCAAAAATGCGATGGCGACATGACCATAGTTGCCGATGCCAAGGGCTGCATCTGGTCCCCACACAACAATGTCGCCAAGATCGGGAGCGTTTGTAGGGGTGTTTGGTACCCATGCGTGCTCCGGGAGGGCTTGCGTAGGCCAATCCACGGCATTAGCCCTACGAGGAGGGATGTTGTATATAGCGCCTAGGTACAGGTCAATCAGATCGACACATTGGCCACCAAGGGCACCGGGAGCCGTAACCCTTTCCCCATAGACTTGATAGACAAAAGCTGCCATGGACATCATAGGTCAAAATCCTCCTCTCGCTTCACTCCCTGCCAGATGCCTTGCAGCACCATAACATCCTTATACATGGCAGAGATGAGGGCCTTGGTAGCAGTACTGGCACGGGTCACTAGGCAAAGGTTCTCTTTAGTAGAGCCTTTCGTGCCAGTAACCGAGCACTGGAATCCCTTTGTGTCTGGAATCCGCTTCAGGGTAATTACCATGTTGTTATCAGCCATAGCATCAGCCCATGCCATCAGGTCTTGCCATTCAAGAGCTTCAGCCCATTCAGCA is drawn from Candidatus Eremiobacterota bacterium and contains these coding sequences:
- a CDS encoding CHAP domain-containing protein, which translates into the protein MMSMAAFVYQVYGERVTAPGALGGQCVDLIDLYLGAIYNIPPRRANAVDWPTQALPEHAWVPNTPTNAPDLGDIVVWGPDAALGIGNYGHVAIAFLADEYELITFDQNWPSGSPCDLVLHSYNGVLGWFHHVG